A region of the Channa argus isolate prfri chromosome 14, Channa argus male v1.0, whole genome shotgun sequence genome:
acactgccaggaccaCCACTCCACTCCGCCCTGTAAGACCGTTACCTCCCCTCCAGGCTCAGATCTGTCTCGCTTTTGTTTCAGACTCCATTTCCCACTACTCAGTGTTACGCACTGATCTGTATTTCCCCCCATCATAGACTGGAGATCAGTGCCACCTAGCGAGTCGGAGGACTGACCACTTAATCATCCTGCCTCGCCAACAATAACcttctttaataaaactaattaacaCTGAGGAATTGTGTCCAACACGAAAACCTAGTAGAGAGACTACAGAGAGACTTGATGGAATAAAGCACAAAGCAGTCAACACCGTACAAACAAATCCATGCCTGCTCAGCCTCATAGTGAAAAATGCTGTAATTTCCCTTCGGCAGCAACTATGATCATTTGgcgacaaagaaaaacaaaactagttATTTTCAGGAACAGTGAAGATAAGCTGTTAGATATTGCtaatttatttcacaattaatAACTTAATtgattatggtaaatggtctgcacttttatagcacTGTTCtatgctttacactgcttctcattcacctatttacactcacaatcgcacacagactcactgatgggggagctgctatgcagctggtagCAACAGAGGGGTTGGTGGATGACAGCTCTACCCCCTGTGCCACATCCTTCATAATTTAaacaatatatactgtatagttaCTATTGTTTTAAAGATATCTTTCTGGTTtcttaaataaatcacaaaggCAGTAGAAGCACACAAAATCTAAATTCAATTAAAGGTGCAAATACTTGCCAAAATTCAGAGACCACATTTGAAATAGCTTTTAGAGACATAAGAAATTTAGCCATGAAAAATTAAGAGACAGTTCAgattctgtttattttgtaggtcagaaatcaaatgtaatgtaatttgtgACAAAgatagtgtctttttttttgttggtgtaaATATGTGATTCAGTACTCGTTTCCTCATTTGTCAACAAACTAGCTTCCATCCTCCTAATACTTGACCAATAATATGGTACTTGCTTGCATGGACGTATTAATCTATCCAAAAAAAGGCAGGTTGGCAGGATAGCTAACAGAGGAGGTAGAAAATGTTGCCACACTACTGTGTGCCAATATTTTCCACCTCCAGTTGGTAATTGCACATTTCTATCTTCTCCAGTGGAGTCTGGTCAGTGTTTGCTTAAAGTGTTAAGTGATTTAGTTGTGTGGCtactgtaaaggaaaaaaaataggGTAATGTAAACAGCTTTATCATGCATAATGCACAGATGGGTAGAAGGAAATGTGTTCTCCCCTGCACCAGTGACTCGAATTAGTCCTGCTTCAGTGGAGTAACTTCAGGGGACAAACTTCACAACCTGCTTCTCTTACTCTATTTCTGTGCCATTACTCACTAGTTTCACAGACACTGTGTGATATTTGCCTTAAAGTTAAACTAACACCTCTCTGACAGCATTGGCTTGCATTATAACATATAAGGGTTTCCATCTCCTCTTGTTATGCCATGTGCACAGCTATTGCATAATTTCTCCAAACTAATGCTATTTGTCACATTACGCACTGGAAAGATGTGTTGTCAATACTAATGACAGTCATGTCACGTCCTTGGTGACAAAATCTGCGGCCCTGTAAAAAAGTGGTGACACTTTTTTTATTCCTAGTTAAGCATGCAACATTAGTTGTCCTATTATGGTTACCCCGCCTGCAGGAACAGATCGATGAACACATTGGGGCAGTTTTCTCACAACGTTAAGCAGCAAAGCACAGTGTTTTTTTGAATGTCTGCATTTCGAGGGAAACGCATTCTAAGTATTCAAGTGCTTTAGTGATTTAACAAACCTATATTTGCCATTTTTCTCTGTGCTATATAGTTCTAAATTAAAACTGGAGAGAATTTGGATTTTACTAtcttaaacacaaatgttcttGTCGCAATACTTTATGTGTTGCTGTGCCATTAGAAAAATGTGAGACAGTGATCATTGTCTACGTCTTAGTTTCAAGCTTTCACGAGCAGTTTTTTGCTCGCTGCGATTCAAACACAAATGCCACATtgtataacatttattttgttattttgtcaggAACTTACCCTGCTGCCACTGCTTTAAGAGTCATTGCGGCCATTGCTGAGAGTTTCCTCACATCTGACAAATCAAATCAGGATAAGTGACAATAAACCTGAGAATTTACACTTGTGTAAAACTTAAACGATAATCATTTACCTGGTTTACCtctacatttagtcatttagccgacgcttttatccaaagcaacttacacgtgaggtacaaggcagcaaaactctaagtcaaggagaaaaacattaaagcaaagtcctatcagaaaagtgtttacatttcacgagatgcaagtgcaagaatgaagcagacgggaaggattgtacacctgaatgagggagttgaggtaagcgggagctgttgaggtgatcaccctgtaggccctgagacagagctttgaacctgatgcgagcagctacaggaagccagtgagATCTGAAGAGTGTTGTGACATGGGTCATTTTTGACTGATTAAAAAcgaggcgagctgctgcgttttggatcatctgcaagggtttgattgtggatatcggtgaccccatcaacaaagcgttgcagtaatcaagacgaaatgtgaccagcgcctgtactgATTGTATAGTTTTGAGAATACAGAAAGCCCCAGAGTCCTTTAGCCACAGGAAAATTGATATTTCAATGTAgcctctatatatatatatatatatatatatatatatatatatatatatatatatataaaatttctGGTCAGTGTCCACTTATCCAATACAAGAAAATTACCTTTGCAGATTTTTTTGCTCCATGTTAACGGCATAAAAGACCCACTGGATACACAGTGGGGAGTGGCAGAATAAAAAATTCAGCTCAAAGATGattatggaaaatgtttttttaaaagatatgCAAATGAACAGAGCAAGAGGCTTTGCAAATGTGTATTGCTGAATTGGTATCCTCCATAAGACTCTGACGGATAGCAGTGCTCAACGTTGAACTGAGCTCCTGAGAAATGACAGGGATGTTTTTAGCTTACGCTCCACGATAACCTTGGCCCAACAAATACCAGGATTGCACCAGCACTCACCCTGCTAAATGAAGAAGAGACCAACAAATCTTTGAAAGCTATCATCGAAATTAAGTAGTTTGAAACACAACAATAGTTGCAAAATATAACAATTgtattgttttctcttttctcacagGGAGTGCTTACAGGGAATGCATGGATAATGGAACATGGGCGCTGAAGAGCAATTACTCCAATTGTGAACCCATTCTGGAAGAGAAGGTTAGCGTGGCGACAGTGGAGCTTTCCTGCTGTGTCCTTCCTTCTGTAAACAATCTCATCTTAGATAAATGCTCATCACAGTCTCCCATCATTACAGTGATAGCACACAGGGAAAACCAGAAGTAGTAAATGTGGTGTTTTCAATTCTTAATGCTTACCGAACtgcattttttatgtaataCAGTTTACTTCAACTCCCGACAGCTTAACAAATACAGTGCAGTCCCTATAGGTAACGGATATATGTAAGTTATGACCTGGTTACCTCTCATCAAGTCTCCTGATAATGTGTATTTCTGGGCCTTGCTCTATATTCTCAGATAATTTTAAGCTGCGATATCTGAAGTGTGTCAATGACATTTGCTTCCTCTGTCTTTAGTTAAACTTCACAACCATGAAACCCGCTGTAGAAAGACACCCTGTTTTTCATGTCATGTATTCATGTGATCATAACCAGTTGTTTTTGCTCTATTATTCAGGTatacattaaatacataattcacatgttttctttgcagAGAAAATACCCAATGCATTATAAAACAGCGCTGATTATCAACTACCTAGGCCATTGTATCTCAGTTGGAGCTCTGGTCGTGGCCTTCATTCTCTTCTTGTGCTTAAGGCAAGTACAGAAATAGTGCCCATCTAAATGCGTCCTCTGTCCATGAGACCTCATGTAAGACAATCAGGAAAATGTATGTGATATCCTCAGACTACTTATCATTAACTCGCTTATGTTAAATGAATAGATCTTTGCAGGAGCACTCACACTGAGAAAGGCATAACGTGCATTTCATAACACTGCTTTTTTCGGTAATCACACTTCTTTTCATATCCTGGTTTAAAATACgaacatctgcacacacacacatacatgcacagatgtacacacacatttactttgaCAGGGGAGACAACAAAGAGTCTCAGCTGTGCTGTGGACTAGGATCAATGTGGGCTCCTGAAAGCCAGCATTGATTTCCTGAGATTAAAGACCAAAATAACAAGTATTAAACATCTTTATATTTTCACTGAACAATCTGCAAGAGTTTTACACAACAAAATTCATTCACAGaattcattgtgtttttcttttttttttttttataaaactgttCCCAATCAGCTATTTCCTTAGTGTGCAGTGTAGTAAAagtgtacttttttcttttatttatcaagtttatattataaattgaaaataataaacttcAAAGGCTTTTTCTCTGTACTACTGGAACCTTTGTTTTAGAGCGACAACCCAAAAGCGATTAAACCATTTCAGCCATCTAACTCTACATTGCACGGGGATATTTTATGATGATGAATGTTACTTTTGAACTTTTGCCTTAGGAGCATACGATGTCTTCGAAACATCATCCACTGGAATTTAATTACCACCTTCATACTAAGGAATGTTATGTGGTTTTTGCTTCAGTTGATCGACCACAATATCCACGAGAGCAATGAGGTAACAGCACTGATAAAATATATTACGggctaaacatgtttttatgaaaatgtttaagtCTTAACAAGTAAGATATGAACTACTGAATATCATAATGTGATAGGTGTTTCTATTGACTGACTTTACGTCTCCTGTCTTTTTCAGCCCTGGTGTCGATTAATTACAACAATATACAATTACTTTGTGGTGACCAACTTTTTCTGGATGTTTGTTGAGGGATGTTACCTTCACACAGCCATTGTAATGACTTATTCGACCGATAAGCTCAAAAAATGGGTCTTCCTTTTCATTGGGTGGTGTGAGTATGTTCATCAACAATTCTACACTCACTTTGTGGTTCTGTACCATAAACCGGGGTCACAGTTCAGTATAGTATATATAGTGTCTTTCCTTTTGaattaaatgctaaatgcaaGTGTTTACTCTTTAACATGGTTTTCAGGGTTATCCTGTTTCtactttttattaacattttaatgtgaacCGAAATGCAAAATGCAGTTGAAACCTAATATGATCAGACCACAAAAAACCAAGTTGTTATTATCTGGCCTCaagctttttcagcttttattggCACAaagttttgtgtcctgtcctgtgttattttgtgttgtctgtcttacactttctgtctgtactgtttgcACCAGGTTGCACTTGATGCACTTTACaaagcttgtgttgttttgcagcaccatggttctggaggaacgttatctcgtttctactgtgtactgtgaaccactgtgtatagtagaaatgacaataaaagccatttgacttgacttgacagTGCACAATTTGGTGGGTTAATGCTGTTATTGACTGATGTAGGTTGCATATTTACTGACCACTTTAAGGACTTGCCCATGTTGGTTTTATCGCAAAATTGAACCATCTTTGCCAAGGCCTGTTAACAGTAGAGTGGGGTTGAATGCTAATGGTAAAGCTAGCAAAAAGCTAAATATCATTTCTTCAACATTCTAGTTGAACTAAAATTTGTTGACCAGATCAAATACAGCTGATCATCCGTGTTATATGACATTTCTCCCCACTTCAAAGTGAACATTAACTTGAATGAAAGTGTAAGTGAAATGTGATGAGCAGGTGAAGCATAGGGGACCTTTCAGATAAGGATCTAAGAGAGCTTTTATAAGagaacagagcagcagtgaagtgtagaaaatgtaattttctttgctTGGGTTCCAGTGATAGAATGAGTTtagcacatgtacagtagcagATGTCCCACCGTGACCgtataaattatcaatgctCACATTGACTTAAATTGTTTCAGAGGAAGCATATTTTTGGACAGAGCCAGCACAAGTGATGTCACAATATTCAATTTGAGGCAGACAAATGaacataattaaatattgtCTGTTTCAAGgtacatttttatgtgattGATACATGTTCTAATATGATCCAAACAACTGATACCGAATGTAGGTCAGCGCAAAACAACTCAACAGAGGTTTGTAAATAGAacaatgacaaatgtgttttttattacagaTGACATGACAGGTAGGCTAATGggttaaaaatagaaatcacCAAAGGGAGATATCAGACATTTTAGGCATATCAATCTAGTTTTAATGAgctaatgtgtttaaaattataAAGAGCTGACAGCTTACCGTATAATAATTAGATTATCTGCTCAGCTTCCTCTTTGAGGAAGATCTACTTATCAGCACTTTAAATTTACTAAGCACTCCTTCAGGTACAgattaaatctgtgttttaataaatatctGCAGCATTAAGCTTTCACAAAAGATAAGACTTAACGGATAGGTAGGTAATTCACTTGTTAcagcaacaaaatcaaaagaGAAGTATATACtaattattatgaaaaataGAATAGGCAGTTAAAGTTTTCTCTAAATCAAGGAAAAGCTAGCTACTGTACATGGAATGCACATAAATACATCTGTAAATCTCATCTATTTTATGTCATTGTGCTGCTAATATTAGTCTTGAGAGACTGATaattaaaattcattaaaagTGATGGAAGTGGGGCAGATTAAATCTGTCTTCCACTAGAGGAATGATGTTAGCAAAGTTCAAAATGGGTTTAGACTTTTGGCAAAGCTCGTTTCACTGATCATTTCAGTCTTGATGTTTATTTTGATGAAAGCATGGCTACTCCTTAATCAGTAGGGCCTCTGTGTAGCCGCCCCTATGACATTGCTCTGGCTCCACCACTGATGTGCAGCTAATTTTttgaaattaattcatttttttaacaaacttgCCCTACTACTTTTTCATCATGCCTGTTGAAAAAGTAAAGAATCAACTGCACGTCTAAAAAGGAATCTTCTATTGAGTGTTGCAGGGCTAAGCAGTAAAATATTCTTGGCTTTATTACCATTTTAACTTAGAGCAGAACTCAACAAAAAGCTCTGAAACACAGAccacaatacaataaaaacgtTTAAAAGAGCTTATTACAGTAAATACCACCAACTTACaaccacacatttttacatctctGTAGGGGCGGCAGCTAAGGTTCCTGAGGGATGTAGCATGTGACTTCGAAGGCTATACGAGCTTAAATGTTGTTGCTGCAGCTGACACACATTTGCCCGTTTATAATAGAAAACGGAAGCATccgtcttcttttttttttattttgtacttggCAGCTGGAGTCTTGTTGTGTTTGATGAATctacacaaacactgtgttttCATAACCATCATTTAGTTTTGCCGCCTGCTGTGCCATCGAAAAGCTGTTTGCAGTTATGTTACTAAATTTATTTTGCTGCGGATAACTAGAttttcattgaagccttttgctAACAATACTCTATCTCCTTATGTTTCCTGCTGTCTCTGATTTACCTGAATCGTTTCACttcttttaattcatttattttttttacaggtatTCCATTCCCTATAATAGTAGCCTGGGCCATTGGAAAGTTGCATTATGAAAATGAACAGTGAGCACATTAATGTTTATGTCTCttttctaaatatatatatatatacatgatAGGATGCTACTGAACTTTTACTCTTCTCTGTCGTCAGATGTTGGTTTGGTAAAGAACCTGGAAAATATATAGACTACATTTACCAGGGACCAGTTATTCTTGTGCTTCTGGTAAGCAGCAACAAAGAACGTCTTGCACTTTACATTCatcttcacattttacacatacatGCGATCTGTCACTATAGTGCTCGTAGGTGaaaagaattttttaaaatcagctcagaaatgaaaatggttttataatGAAAGCTCCATCTTAAATCTGGCTTGTGGAAAGATGGAATTATTCTTCCTCATGGGATAACGCATTCTCATCCATAAGAACATTGGAAATATTCTTGGAAATGTATCCACTAATGGTTTTATACAAACTGTTAGCAGCATGTAGTGGTGGTGTAGTGTAGAGGTGACCAGTCTTGATTTGTGTCTTCCTTTAACACTGTCTTGTGGAGAAAGGAGGCAACTTTGACTCATGTTGCCCTCTACTGCTCCCACTCACCGTGTAATAAGCAAAGTATGGTCATAGCAAGAAATTGCTCTTTGTGTATTTCAATGGAAGCTTTTAGCACAGAATTTAAAACTAATAACTTtctgtgtcctttttttctagataaactttgtttttctatttaatataGTAAGAATTCTCATGACCAAACTAAGAGCTTCAACCACATCTGAGACAATACAATACAGGTGAGTAAATTCTATTTATGACTGTAAATATATAGGAACAACATTAAGGACAATGTGGAGCATTTTAAACCTGGAAAAGGGGCTTTTATGGCATCAAATAGTGGATTTAGAAAGATGACTTTTATAATTAGGGTGACTTTTTATATCTgaatttctatatttaaaatgagcttgatatataagataatgaaataaatgctaAAGAAGGTTTTGGTAGAGTTCAGTACAATAATTCTTATGGTTTTTAATGCACTTCTATAAGTCTAAGTTGCCATTAATGGTGAATATTGTTAgcaaattacaaaacaacaaatcataACACCCGAGTCTGTATCAGTCACTTACAGTACACTTCAAGCAAAGGGATTATGTTTGTTGGAAGCTGATAAAAGTCTTCActgttgcagtgttttattctatattttcaaatattatatgTACATGCTAAAATAATGATGACGTTAATTTGATAAAACATGTCTGCAGCAGAGATCCACATGTACATTTTCAGGCAATAgaatttcattttgtattaaaaaatgctgctgctctCAATGTGCTGGCAAATTGATAGTTACAGTAATTTATGAggtcatttcatttcactaGCAATCTTAGAAGGTGGAGAACCTCTCTAGTGTCTGACAGAGCTTGATGCATGAGTAATGGCAGAGATTCAGCACATGCTTTTGAGAGAGGTGAGCTGTGTGCGATCCTGCTTGtacttgttgttgttgctaaATTGTGAGTTTGTTTTCTAACCTTTCATTACTGTGTCACCTGTATTTTTCTCCTTCTGAGATTATTTCGAGTCAATGGGTGCTTGTAGTGTCACAGCTCAGACAACTTCAATTCAGGCTTTTGAACTAGGAGTTTGATTTATGGCTGCCTGACACATATGCTGATGTAATGCAGGTTTCATTCAGTAAATAGTTGTGAGTGCTAGGCAAACAGTAAATGCAGACCTAAATATAGAACATAATGGTTCCATCAAAATAACTCAGTACTGCTGTTTGGCTCATAAGCACAAACAACAGCCAGGTCCTTCCCTTGAGCAACTTTTTACCTCTTTTTCTCTGGGAAAACCTCAATACAGCAGCACTCAGCCGAGGACTTGTGAGTATCCCCACACCCACCCGGTGCCTCTCAGTCTGGGCAACTCCAGAATAGGAAATAGTCCATCCCCTCTCCAGGAGTTCGGCTCCAAAGCCAGTGCTATGTGTAGAGGTACATATAAACTCACTACATCTAGTTGGTATCGCTCCTTTCCTATAAGAGAGGTGACATTCCACATTCCCAGAACCAGCTTACGAAGCCTTGGATCAGAAAGCCTAGACTCCATACCTTGCCTGCCACCCGGCTTTCACGGCATCCGACCCTGATTCCTATGCCTACAGGTGGTGGGCCCACAGGGGGGTGCTACATGTCATTTCTTAAGGCTCCATGTCATTTCTTGGGCAAAGGTGCGGACACCAGATGCTCGCAGATTGCCATTCAATTCTACCCCAATTGCCATATCATCAGGGTCCTTATGAACCCCACTTTGTCTGGCCTCTCCACTTTAATAAAGTGTTGTCTTATCTCTTTATTTATGacttatttataattttatctaCAACCTAAGTCTGTTATTGCATTATGAAAACTAATCACTGCAttgcaacataaaacaaagtgttCTTGTTACTTGTAAATCTTCTATAGagtgtaaataatttattaactaATTTACCAAAGGGAGATATCACACATTTTAGGCATATCAATCTAGCTTTAATGAgctaatgtgtttaattttatttaactaaTTTATTAACTAATTTATTATAACTTATTAACTATTGTAttacaaactatttaaaaagaatgcaTTGATAGAACGTGAGAGAAAGTGAACTCTACTTCTTCTCGAATAATTTATGGTAGGTGTTCTTTTTTCCCAGTCTGCCACTGATGCAGGATCATGCATCTTCCAAAATAAACTCGAGTGAACATCGATTCATGATTATagtcattttataaataagGCCACTGATGTTCCATCCTTGTCTTCACAGAAAAGCCGTAAAAGCTACACTGGTGTTGCTTCCCCTGCTGGGCATCACCTACatgcttttctttgtgaatcCAGGGGAGGATGACATCTCACAAATCGTTTTCATCTATTTCAACTCCTTTTTACAGTCTTTTCAGGTGAGAGTAAGAATAGTGATAACATGTAACACTGGCCAATGCTAGAAACCCCCCACACACTATCTATGAAGAAAACAGTATGAATCATGCTGATTTCATAATGTGTTTTACTGCAGAATTCTATCAGGATGACCTTTTAGGTTAGGAGCCTTCTTGTGGGAAGATGATTTGAAGTAACTGGCTGTGCTTACACTCAGAATGTCCCCCCGCCTCATGCTGTCAGTATTAACAGGGCTATGTGGGCATGATTTCAGTTctgcttgtctttttttaaactttctatCTTCTGTGCCTAAACGTAAGACTGAGTGGGAGGGAAATGGGTTATAAGAAGCTTCTTTATAGTCaagatttacagtatatttgccATGACAAGATTTGCTCCTAAAATTGATTTAATTCTTTctgccttatttttttttttggactccACTATCTGTCTAATTAAGGTGCCATTACACCATCCTGCTTCATTAACAGTTTCTAATGAAATGTGTCTAATTCTGCAGGGGttctttgtgtcagtgttttactGCTTCCTAAATGGAGAGGTGAGTGTCTTGGGTTTTGCAAAAGATTGTCGGTATTTATGAATTTAATGAAATTGTCACTATTTCTTGGTATATGACCAAAACACCAAATTGATTCCTTGATTAGTTAATATTTCCTATCCCAGTGCCTGGTTACATTTCTATCAAAAAGGGGCACAATCAGAGCTTTCAATATGGACATGAGCTCTGTCATTTTTATGTGGTTAAACTAGGAGGAAATTGAGGGATCTCCAAGTCATTTGTCAGTGATTGTGAAAAATGAAGGTCGTTCATTGTAGCTGTCCCCCAGTCATCTAATAATCTAACCTTGGGGGTGGAGAGGCAGTTAATATTAGGAATTGTGAAGAATTTAAGTTACCATCTATTTTCCAATTATTTAATGCAAGCTAAAGATTGTCACTGGAGAGTGTCTGATTAGTATTATATGATAGGTTTTAAGTTTtcactgaaaatgcttttaatgctttaaaagcattaaaagaaaattattttaatgcttttctttattacatCTGTATACATGATGTAtgtagctttagtttagggtgtaaatgtacggcaatgcttttaaacttgcctatatgaaaatatttctttgcttctagctgaaaaactcctccaaatgacatcacctgcaggagtttttcatcattagaagttcagatgatgtcatctgggggagctctggaaaagcaggttgactatgattacaaactccatagtat
Encoded here:
- the LOC137098690 gene encoding corticotropin-releasing factor receptor 2 isoform X2, producing MDAAIYNIIFGEIGNLNCSLIDAFHDTFWENASLSLLSTDGLYCNATTDEIGTCWPRSITGRIVERPCPEYINGVKYNTTRSAYRECMDNGTWALKSNYSNCEPILEEKRKYPMHYKTALIINYLGHCISVGALVVAFILFLCLRSIRCLRNIIHWNLITTFILRNVMWFLLQLIDHNIHESNEPWCRLITTIYNYFVVTNFFWMFVEGCYLHTAIVMTYSTDKLKKWVFLFIGWCIPFPIIVAWAIGKLHYENEQCWFGKEPGKYIDYIYQGPVILVLLINFVFLFNIVRILMTKLRASTTSETIQYRKAVKATLVLLPLLGITYMLFFVNPGEDDISQIVFIYFNSFLQSFQVRSAVRKRWHRWQDNHALRVRVARAMSIPTSPTRISFHSIKQTTAV
- the LOC137098690 gene encoding corticotropin-releasing factor receptor 2 isoform X3, giving the protein MDAAIYNIIFGEIGNLNCSLIDAFHDTFWENASLSLLSTDGSAYRECMDNGTWALKSNYSNCEPILEEKRKYPMHYKTALIINYLGHCISVGALVVAFILFLCLRSIRCLRNIIHWNLITTFILRNVMWFLLQLIDHNIHESNEPWCRLITTIYNYFVVTNFFWMFVEGCYLHTAIVMTYSTDKLKKWVFLFIGWCIPFPIIVAWAIGKLHYENEQCWFGKEPGKYIDYIYQGPVILVLLINFVFLFNIVRILMTKLRASTTSETIQYRKAVKATLVLLPLLGITYMLFFVNPGEDDISQIVFIYFNSFLQSFQGFFVSVFYCFLNGEVRSAVRKRWHRWQDNHALRVRVARAMSIPTSPTRISFHSIKQTTAV
- the LOC137098690 gene encoding corticotropin-releasing factor receptor 2 isoform X1; this translates as MDAAIYNIIFGEIGNLNCSLIDAFHDTFWENASLSLLSTDGLYCNATTDEIGTCWPRSITGRIVERPCPEYINGVKYNTTRSAYRECMDNGTWALKSNYSNCEPILEEKRKYPMHYKTALIINYLGHCISVGALVVAFILFLCLRSIRCLRNIIHWNLITTFILRNVMWFLLQLIDHNIHESNEPWCRLITTIYNYFVVTNFFWMFVEGCYLHTAIVMTYSTDKLKKWVFLFIGWCIPFPIIVAWAIGKLHYENEQCWFGKEPGKYIDYIYQGPVILVLLINFVFLFNIVRILMTKLRASTTSETIQYRKAVKATLVLLPLLGITYMLFFVNPGEDDISQIVFIYFNSFLQSFQGFFVSVFYCFLNGEVRSAVRKRWHRWQDNHALRVRVARAMSIPTSPTRISFHSIKQTTAV